The following coding sequences are from one Carassius auratus strain Wakin chromosome 47, ASM336829v1, whole genome shotgun sequence window:
- the LOC113064519 gene encoding E3 ubiquitin-protein ligase UHRF1-like, whose translation IVNVILNFFQINEFVDARDLNMGAWFEAQIINVTKTTKSSDEDVGTDGEEEIIYHVKYEDYPENGVVQLHGKDVRPRARTVYQWHQLEPGMIVMVNYNPDEPKERGYWYDAEIQRTREKRTQREVYGKILLGDAGDSLNDCRIMFVTEIYKIDEPGSLEGPGASSDSPLKRSNGPECKVCKDDPKKNCRICNCHVCGVKQDPDKQLLCDECDMAFHMYCLNPPLSTIPEDEDWYCPECRNDASEVVLAGEKLKESKKKAKMASASSSSQRDWGKGMACVGRTKQCTIVPSNHYGPVPGVPVGTLWKFRVQVSESGIHRPHVAGIHGRSNDGAYSLVLAGGYEDDVDDGKEFTYTGSGGRDLSGNKRTAEQSCDQKLTNMNRALALNCNAAVNEKEGAEAKDWKAGKPVRVVRSSKGRKHSKFCPEDGNRYDGIYKVVKYWPEKGKSGFLVWRYLLKRNDDEPAPWTRDGKERVKKLGLSMQYPEGYLEAVAAKEKEKENKNDEDVEETPTKGKRKRKSQTVDEKSSPAKSTPKMKKVEAYKLSKEQKSLIKEDELNKKLWDEAMQSLNLGPRFINKVEEVFLCICCQEVVFQPITTECQHNVCRECLQRSFKAEVYTCPACRHDLGKNYQMTVNKSLQAILTQLFPGYSSGRC comes from the exons TTACCCTGAGAATGGCGTGGTGCAGCTGCACGGGAAAGATGTCCGTCCGCGAGCGCGCACCGTCTACCAATGGCACCAGCTGGAGCCGGGCATGATCGTGATGGTGAACTACAACCCTGATGAGCCCAAGGAGCGCGGCTACTGGTATGACGCCGAGATCCAGAGGACGAGGGAGAAGCGCACCCAACGTGAGGTTTACGGCAAGATCCTGCTCGG AGATGCTGGTGATTCTCTCAATGACTGTCGCATCATGTTCGTAACCGAAATCTACAAGATCGATGAGCCGGGAAGTTTGGAGGGTCCAGGGGCCTCTTCTGACAGCCCTCTCAAGA GGTCAAATGGACCCGAGTGCAAGGTCTGTAAAGACGACCCGAAGAAGAACTGCCGCATATGCAACTGTCACGTTTGTGGCGTGAAGCAGGATCCCGACAAACAGCTGTTGTGCGACGAATGCGACATGGCTTTTCACATGTACTGCCTGAACCCGCCGCTCTCCACCATCCCAGAAGACGAGGACTG GTATTGTCCTGAATGCCGTAACGATGCCAGCGAAGTTGTTCTAGCAGGAGAGAAGCTGAAGGAAAGCAAGAAGAAGGCCAAGATGGCGTCGGCGAGCTCGTCCAGTCAGAGGGACTGGGGGAAG GGTATGGCGTGTGTCGGCCGCACTAAACAGTGCACCATCGTTCCCTCCAACCATTACGGCCCTGTTCCTGGAGTCCCAGTGGGAACGCTGTGGAAATTCAGAGTACAG GTGAGTGAGTCTGGCATTCACAGGCCTCACGTCGCTGGGATTCACGGCAGAAGTAATGACGGCGCTTATTCACTGGTTCTTGCCGGAGGATATGAAGACGATGTG GACGATGGTAAGGAGTTCACCTACACGGGCTCCGGGGGTCGCGACCTCTCAGGAAACAAGCGGACGGCCGAGCAGTCCTGCGATCAGAAGCTCACCAACATGAACAG gGCTCTTGCTCTGAACTGCAACGCAGCGGTGAACGAGAAGGAAGGAGCCGAGGCCAAAGACTGGAAGGCTGGGAAACCCGTGAGAGTCGTGCGCAGCTCTAAAGGACGCAAACACAGCAAGTTCTGTCCTGAAGACGGCAACCGATACGACGGCATTTACAAG GTGGTTAAGTACTGGCCAGAGAAAGGCAAGTCCGGCTTCCTCGTTTGGAGATATTTGCTGAAACGCAACGATGATGAACCTGCTCCATGGACCCGTGACGGAAAAGAGCGCGTTAAGAAACTGGGTCTCAGCATGCAG TATCCAGAAGGTTATCTGGAAGCCGTGGCTGcgaaagagaaggagaaagagaacaAAAACGACGAAGACGTTGAGGAAACGCCCACCAAAGGCAAGAGGAAGAGGAAATCCCAAACCG TGGATGAGAAGAGCTCTCCGGCCAAAAGCACGCCTAAGATGAAGAAAGTGGAGGCCTACAAACTGAGCAAAGAGCAGAAGTCCTTGATCAAAGAGGATGAGCTCAACAAGAAGCTGTGGGATGAAGCCATGCAGTCTCTCAACCTCGGACCT CGCTTCATCAACAAAGTGGAGGAGGTTTTCCTATGCATCTGCTGCCAAGAAGTCGTCTTCCAGCCCATCACCACAGAATGCCAACACAACGTCTGCAGG GAATGCCTTCAGCGGTCTTTCAAAGCAGAGGTCTACACCTGTCCGGCTTGCCGACATGATTTGGGCAAAAACTACCAAATGACGGTGAACAAATCTCTCCAAGCCATTCTCACCCAGCTCTTCCCCGGATACAGCAGCGGGCGGTGTTGA